The Engystomops pustulosus chromosome 1, aEngPut4.maternal, whole genome shotgun sequence genome has a window encoding:
- the SPRY1 gene encoding protein sprouty homolog 1 has translation MELQSQHGTSGSLVVIQQPSLDSRQRLEYEREVQPATILSLDQIKALRSRNEYTEGPSMVRKHGPKTAPRYSKQERTHEIIPVNVNNNNDHRPHHLAHTGPIHMARAPVLSRSTSTGSAASSGSTNSGSSEQELLGQSPPTRHSSGYRTDRVVRMQPKASALVVDDLKSSLKVDSTQHRFICEQCGKCKCSDCTAPRTLPSCLACNRQCLCSAESMVEYSTCMCLVKAAFYHCSNDDEGDSCADNPCSCTQSHCCSRYLCMGLMSLLLPCLLCYPPAKGCLKLCRGCYDRVNRPGCRCKNSNTVYCKLDDVPRGQGKPS, from the coding sequence ATGGAGCTACAAAGTCAACATGGCACTAGCGGTTCATTAGTTGTCATCCAGCAGCCTTCTCTAGACAGCAGGCAGCGGTTGGAGTATGAGCGTGAGGTTCAACCAGCCACTATCTTGTCTCTGGATCAGATCAAAGCTCTCCGGAGCCGGAACGAGTACACTGAGGGCCCATCCATGGTGAGGAAACATGGGCCCAAAACAGCTCCACGGTACAGTAAACAGGAGAGGACTCATGAAATCATACCAGTCAATGTGAATAATAACAATGACCACAGACCCCATCACTTGGCTCACACAGGACCTATACACATGGCAAGGGCTCCTGTGCTCAGTCGGTCAACCAGCACAGGAAGTGCAGCAAGTTCTGGAAGCACAAATAGTGGCTCTTCTGAACAAGAACTTTTGGGACAATCTCCACCAACCAGACACAGCTCTGGCTACAGGACGGACAGGGTAGTTCGAATGCAACCTAAGGCATCTGCATTGGTAGTAGATGACCTAAAGAGCTCTTTAAAAGTGGACTCAACGCAGCACCGGTTTATTTGTGAACAGTGTGGAAAGTGCAAGTGTTCGGACTGCACGGCTCCAAGGACCTTACCATCTTGCTTGGCTTGCAATCGTCAGTGTCTTTGCTCTGCTGAGAGCATGGTGGAATATAGCACTTGTATGTGTCTGGTTAAAGCGGCTTTCTACCACTGCTCTAATGATGATGAGGGAGACTCTTGTGCGGATAACCCTTGTTCTTGCACCCAGTCACACTGCTGCTCTAGATACTTGTGCATGGGACTCATGTCCTTGCTCTTACCGTGCCTGCTCTGCTACCCTCCTGCCAAGGGATGCCTTAAACTGTGTCGTGGTTGTTATGACAGAGTAAATCGCCCAGGTTGCCGCTGTAAGAACTCAAATACTGTATATTGCAAACTGGATGATGTTCCACGAGGTCAAGGCAAGCCCTCCTGA